The Triticum dicoccoides isolate Atlit2015 ecotype Zavitan chromosome 6A, WEW_v2.0, whole genome shotgun sequence genome has a window encoding:
- the LOC119319317 gene encoding putative protein TPRXL, producing MADDLPEPSEDVEEHRRHLLRLLQPAMRAGRRCFPGSSSSSTFGTAAVTASSSPRPASSLSSELAPGAPPASPASPTRIHSSSKHPPRPNRPSSSTTAAAAITVDLHHRRLPASPSSSTASLGWWSPGARCHL from the exons ATGGCCGACGACCTCCCCGAGCCAAGCGAAGACGTCGAGGAGCATCGTCGGCATCTCCTGCGTCTACTACAGCCAGCAATGCGAGCTGGGAGGCGTTGCTTCCCCGGATCCTCGTCGTCTTCCACCTTCGGCACCGCCGCCGTCACCGCCTCATCGTCTCCGCGGCCAGCGTCGTCCCTTTCGTCCGAGCTTGCGCCAGGAGCTCCACCTGCCTCCCCTGCTTCCCCTACGCGGATCCACTCGAGCTCGAAGCACCCACCTCGACCGAATCGTCCGTCTTCCTCGACTACGGCCGCTGCGGCCATCACCGTCGATCTGCACCACCGGCGCCTCCCGGCCTCGCCGAGCTCGTCCACGGCTTCCCTGGG atggtggagtccaggagccagatgccacctttga